TGGACGGCACCGGAAACCGGGTGGCCGCCCTGACGTTCGGCCCCAAGAAAGTCATCGTCCTGGCCGGGCGCAACAAACTGTGCGCGGACGACTACTCGGCCATGGAACGCGTTCGCGACGTGGCCGCGCCGGTGAATGCGGCGCGCCTGAGCAAGAAGACCCCCTGCACAGCCACCCACCGCTGCGAGGATTGCCCTTCTCCGGACCGCATCTGCAACACCTGGACGATCACCTTGAAGTCCGCTCCCAAGGAGCGCACCACAGTGGTTCTCATAAACGAGGACCTGGGATTCTAGCCAACGGGCTAGGCAGCATCATCCCTAGGCCCACTCGCACGCCGGCCTGGGGATGAAGTCTTCTCCAAGGAGCCGAGCGTATGAAAGTCCTGGCAATAAACGGCAGCGCCCGCAAGGACGGCAACACGGCCATCATGGTGCGCGCCGTGTTCGCGGAGCTTGAAAAGGAAGGCATCTCCACCCACATGGAGCAGCTGCACGGCGTGAAGCTTTCCGGCTGCATAGCCTGCTACGAATGCTTCAAGCGCAAGGACAAGCGCTGCGCCGTGAAAAATGACCGCATGAATGACTACATCGAGATGATGCTCGACGCCGATGGAATCATCCTTGCCTCCCCCACCTATTTCGCGGACGTCACCGCCGGGCTGCGCGCCGTGATCGAGCGCGCCGGCATGGTGGCCAGGGCCTGCGAGGACATGTTCGCGCGCAAGGTGGGAGCCGGCGTGGTCACCATGCGCCGGGGCGGAGGCATGCAGACCTTCAATTCGCTCAACTCGTTTTTTTTCATCGGCCAGATGATAGTGCCAGGATCAAGCTACTGGAACATGGGTTTCGGACGCGACATCGGGCAGGTGGAGGGCGACCAGGAAGGCCTTAAGACCATGGCCGACCTGGGACGGAACATGGCCTGGCTCATGAAGAAGATAGACGGATAATCGGGGGCCAGCCCCCGAACCCCGGCCAGGGCTCCGCCCTGGACCCGCTGGGGGGATGATCCCCCCAGACCCCGCAATTATGCATCACGCTCTCCGCCGGCTTGCCTGCGGAGGGCGCGATGCTATTTGGGAGTCCAGAGGGCTGATAATTCCGCAGGATAGCGGAATTGGACGCTGCTTGCAGCGCCCGTAGGGTGAGGGCCAGGATGGCCCGAGTCAACCCTCTGGCCGCCGGAGGCTTCTTACCCTTAAAATAAGAACCAATCTAAGCCAGCGCCGCTTTCAAGGCCGCGCCCACCTGGACCACAACCGCGCGCGCCGCGGGCGTCTTGGCCAGGGCGTTGTTGACCGCGAACCCGTGGATGGTTCCCAGATACCTGGTCGCCGTCACCTCCACCCCTGCCTGGATGAGCTTCCTGGCAAAGGCCTCGCCCTCGTCACGCAGCACGTCGAATTCCGCCGTGATCACCAGGGCGGGCGGCAGGCCCGTGAGATCCTCCACCGAGGCGTTCAACACAGAAGCGGTGTCGTTGGCCTTTTCTTCGGGAGAAGGGG
The DNA window shown above is from Desulfovibrio sp. and carries:
- a CDS encoding flavodoxin family protein, which codes for MKVLAINGSARKDGNTAIMVRAVFAELEKEGISTHMEQLHGVKLSGCIACYECFKRKDKRCAVKNDRMNDYIEMMLDADGIILASPTYFADVTAGLRAVIERAGMVARACEDMFARKVGAGVVTMRRGGGMQTFNSLNSFFFIGQMIVPGSSYWNMGFGRDIGQVEGDQEGLKTMADLGRNMAWLMKKIDG